The window AGTCGTCCGCGTCGATATAGCCCCGCAGACCCAGGTTGAGCGTGAGGCGCACGGTCGTCTCGCTCCACGTCGCGGTGCTCTCCATCCAGCCGAGTTGCTGGTCCTCGGTGAGCATGCCGAAGCGGGCGGTCTCCATCGTCTGCGGCGCGCGAAGGCGCTCGGCGAGGTCGAGGAGGTCGTCGTCGGCGTGCTCGAAGCGGTCGCCCAGGCCGAGGTCGTCGAGGAAGACAGCGCGGGTTGCGTCGTCGGACAGGAGCAAGGTGATGCGCACCTGACCGCCCGGTGGCACGTCCGCGATCCACGGGTGGCCCGTGGGTACCGGCCGCAAGACGGTCAGCGCTCGCTCCACGAGTGGGCCGTCGACGCGCCGCCATGCGACGAGTGTAAACAGGTGGACGAGGTAGCCGTCGTGGACGCCCGCGCCCTGGCTTCGCATCGAGACGAGACCCTGCACGGTGGCCGGTTCCGCCGAGTAGGTCGCCCCCGACACGTCGACATCGGTGAGGTTGGCGAGGCCCGGCGGGTGGTAGGCGGCGCGCATAGCAGAGAACGGGTAGCGGGGGAGTCGGTGGGGCGAGAGGATACGGCGGTTACGCGGTCCGCACGAAGCGGACGATCTCGCGGAGGTGCTCTACGAAGCGCCGGTCCTCGGTGACGGTCGCCAGCGCGGCCCGATACTCCTGCTCTAGCCGCGCGTGTTCCTCCCTGTTCCCTACTCGCAGGCGCGTCACGTCGGACACCAACTCGGCGAGGTCATCGACTAGTGTCTGCACCCGCTCCTGCGTCGTGCTTGCCCAGGAGGTGTCTGCTTTCAGGTCGAGCGTCGCTTCGAGCGTGTCCACGCGGCGGCGCAACTCGACTACGTCCTCGCGGGGATGCGTCACCTCCTTGCGAAAGGTCCGCACCTGCTCTGCGAGGTAGGCATAGGCACGGGCGCCCGGCCGCACGAAGGTCAGCGCTGCCGCGAGCGCCGCGCCTGCATAGCCGACCGGGCTCCAGCCTGCCGCCGCGACCGTGTAGAGCCCGCCCGCCGTGAGCACGTGCAGCGCCAGCGCGACCCCGAGCGCTTGCCGCCCAACCGCCGCAATGCGCGCCTGCTTCGCCGCATCCACCTTGATGCCCCGTTCCGACGACACCGCCGCCTCGCGCACCGCCGCCCGCGCCGCGAAGTGCACGTTCCAGGGCACCGTCGTGACCAGCAGCAGCCACCACACGCTCACGATGCCAACCACCCAGTCCACGAGGTCGCCCGCGGGGATGTCGAGCAGGTTCAGAGTGACGAGGGCGACCACGACGAGGAGCGTGAGCACCACGGCGGCGAGGAGGTAACGAGTGAAGTCCCGGTACATGGATTCGGCAGACCAGTGATTGGAGTTGACATTGTCAACATACAATAAGATGTAGACGTTGTCAACAATAGTACTGCGCTCTCGCCGCCTCTCGAACTCAGCGGGACGCATCGAGTCCATCGATGCCTCCCACGTCTGCACTGCAACGCTGTGCGCGGCGTTAAACCACGAGACACGGCGGCCTCATCCATCGCCGATGGTCCCGGTAGCCCACCGGAAGGTGGCGTCGGCCTTCAAGACATCGATCCGGGCTGCGATGCGCTCCTCGCGCGCCTCGGCGAGTGCCTGCTCGCGCTGGTTGACGAGGAAGAGGGTGCTCTCACCCAGCTCGAAGCGTCGCTGCTCGGCCTCCTGGAGGCGCTCAGCCAGTTCCACGCGGCGCTCAGCGGCCGCCACGCGGCGCAGCGACTGACGCAGCGCCACGAGCATGGCGTCTACGTCCGCGCGGATCGCTCGCCGGGCGAGGTCCTGCTCGAAGCGCAGTGCTTGCACCTCGATCTCGGCCTGCGCCACCTCGCTCCGACCGCGGCGCAAGAAGAGCGGCTGGTTGATCTTAAAACCGAGCTTCACGTCGGTCACGCCGAGCGGATTGTCGTCGTACGACACGACCTGCGCCTCCAGCCGCAGGTCGGGGCGAAGCTGCTCGCGGGCGAGGCGCTGCTCCACCTGCATCTGCCGCTGCTCCAGCGCCACCTCGCGGAGTTCGGGCCGTTGGTCTAGCGCCGTCGCCACGGCGAGCGCCGAGTCTGGTTCGGCGGGGAGCCCCGGGAGCGCGGGCGCGGTGTAGCGCGAGGTCTCAGGGGTGCCGTCTTCGTTCCACAGGAAGACGGCCAGCTTGACGCTCGCTTGCTCGGCCTTGCGGCGAGCCTCGGCCACCTTGCCCTCGCGGCTGACCACGGCCAGCTCCGCCTCGACGCTGTCGACGGCGGCGGTCTCTCCGGCCCGCGCCTGTCGCACCACGAAGGCGCGCCGCTCGGCAGCCAGCGCCACCAGCTCGCGGTTGACCTGCAAGATCTGCTGCGCCTCGACCCACGACCAGAACGCGCGTGTGGCGTCCAGCAGCAGGAGGTTGCGCCCTCGGTCCTGGAAAGCCTCGGCGAGGCGCGGTGCGAGGCGGGCCTTTTCGAGTGCCGCGCGCCGCGTGTTGGTGCCAAACCCCTGCAGCGGCGAGAACGACAGGCCGAAGCGCGTCTCCCCAGCAGGCGACGTGCTCACCGACGGGTCGATGCTCGACCCTAGCCCGCGCCGGTAGTCGACCATCAGGCTCGGGCTCATCGGCAGGTCGAACGGGAGCGTCACGCCGCTGCGCAAGATGTTGAGCTTGTCTTTGTTCTCCTCGGTCTTGTACTCGTAGCCGGAGAGCAAGACGGGATCGAAGGCGCCGCGGGCGTCGAGCAGGTCGGCGCGGGCGCGGTCAGCCTCCAGGCGCAGCGCCCGCGCTGCCGGGTTGGTCCGCAGCACTTGGTCGAGGAAGGTGTCGAGCGTGAGCTCCGGGCAGTCGCGTCCGGGCTCGCAGCGCGCGTCGGCTCGCGCATCGTCCTGTGCCAGCGCTGCCGGAGCGACGAGCAGGCCGAGCGCGAGTACGAGGCAGGTCCACCGTCCCCACTCTCCACACCCTACGCCCCACAGGTGGCCCAGAGCGCTTCGCATCGACATCGTGCAGCGGTGACGTGGCATGGACCCGGCGCTCATTCGCGGACGGGGATCTCGGGCGGCAGGCCGTTCATGCGGCGCCAGATTTCGTAGCCGAGCGAGACATCGGACAGCATCACCCAGCCGGCGACCGACGAGCCCTGGCGGAGGTAGCTCTGGTCTGGCCACGCGGGCAGCGCGCCTGACGTGTCGGGCACCACGAGCAGACGGTAGCGCCCCATGCCGTCGTCCACGGGGTCGATGACGCGCACCGTGCCCGTGAAGATGCCGATGGAGACGCCGGGGAAGCCTGCGAACTGCAGCGCCGGGAAGCCTGCGAACTGCAGTTGCACCCGGCTCCCGGGCTCGACGATGGCGGCGTCCATGCTGCTCACGAACAGCTCGGCGGCCTGGTCGTCCGTCTCGGGCACGACGAGCGCGAGCTGGTCGCCCGCGGACACCGTCTGGCCCGGCCCGGCCTCGCGCACCCGAGCGATGGTGCCATTGATGGGGGCGCGCACGACGGACGCCGACTGCCGCTCCTGGGCATTGTCGAGCCGTAGGTCGAGTTCGGCCTGGCGGGCTTCGAGCGCGCTCGTCGCGCGGTCCACGTCGAGGCGGGCCGACTGCACCTCCTGCTCGGCGGCGGCTTGCTCGGCGGCGGCGGCGATGGAGTCGGCGCGGGTCTTCTGGAGGGCGAGTTGCTCGCTCTCGAACGACCGCAGCGAGGTCAGCCCGTCAGCGTAGAGCGCCTCGATCCGCTGAAGGCGCTCCCGCGCCGTAGCGGTTTCCAGCGTGACGTTCTCTAGGCGAGCCCGGGCGGCACGGAGCTGCTGCTCGGCCTGCGCGCGCGTCTGGCGCGCGCGCGCCGTCTCTAGCTGCAACACGCGCAGCTCGCTCACCCGCGACGCAGCGATGCGCTCCACGAAGCGGCTGTCCATGAACGACGTGCTGATGTCTTCGAGTATGGCGATGGTGTCCCCGGCCGCGACGGCGTCGCCCTCGTCCACGTACCACCGCTGGATGCGCGCGGAGATCTGCGCCTCGACCGGCTGCGGGCGCGCCTCGGGCGAGAACGCCGTGACGGCCCCCGAGCCTGAGACAGTCTGCTGCCACGGCGTCACCATCAGCGCGATGGCTAGCAGCGCGAGGGTCACGAACGAGCCGAGCATCACCCGGAGCGCCATCTTCGGTGTCTCGGCGGCCTGCAGCGCGCTCGAGTGCAAGCCGTAGGGCGACTCGTGCGGCGGAATATGCCCGGCCAGCCGCTCCGTGGGCGGGCGGGCCTCCCGCCAACTCCAGAGGGGCTGGCTGGCTCCGTCAGACGAGGTGGATGTGGACGACATGAGGCAGGGCGTCAGGCGGATGTGGGCTGGCTGGTGCGAAGCGACGCGACGAGCTGAGGAAAGTGCTCGCAGAGGAACGCGTCGGGCTCGTGGGCCAGCGCGCGGGGTCTCCCGCTCCACACGACCGAGCCGCGGTCGAGCACGATCACATGGTCGGCGCGCTCCACGGTCTCGGGGTCGTCGTCGGTGACGGTGATGAGCGTCCAGGCGCCGTGGGCGTAGATGCGGTCCATGAGCTTCTGCTTGACCGGCTCCTCGATGCCGTTGAACGCCTCGTCGAGAATGAGCACGCGCGGCTCCCCGATGATGGCGCGGGCGATCATGATGCGGCGCACGAAGCCCTGGGCGAACTCCAGGCCTGCCGAGGTGACGGCCGTAGAGAGACCGTCGCGCAGCCCCAGCACGTCGTCCTCCAGGTCGGCCATGTGGAGCGCCTGCTGCATCTCGGGGTAGGTGAAGTCGCGGCCCATCGTGATGTTGTCCTCCAGCGTGCCCTTGAACAGCTCGTCGGTGGAGAGCGCCATGCCGATGTCCCGACGGTAGGCCTTGAGGTCGAGGCGGCGGATGTCGTGCCCGTCGAACGTGATGCGGCCGCTCTCGGGCTTGTGGAGGCGCACCAGCGTGCGCGAGAGCGTCGACTTTCCGGCTCCGCCGACGCCCACGACGCTGACGTGCGTGCCAGCCTCGGCACGGAACGAGACGTCCCGGAGCGCAGGGCGGCTGCCGTAGCCGACGGTGACTCCGCGCAGTTCGAGCGTGGCGGGGCCGGTCCTGGCGGGCATCGGCTCGCCCCCGACCGCTTCGAGTGGCTTGTCCGTGATGTGCAGGATCTTGCTGATCGCCGTGAGCAGGTCGTACACCTGGTCGAAGAGCTTGACGAGGTTGAACCCGGCCCCCGTGAGCGACACGATGACGAGCTCGGCGGCCACGAACTGCCCAAGCGAGATGTCGCCGCGCGTGACGAGGTAGCCCCCGATGCCGAGCGCGATCCCCACCACGAGCGCCCGGAAGACGGCCGCGCTCGCCAGCTGCCGCCCGAAGATGCGGAAGTGGTCACCGCGGGTGCGGACATAGCGCGCCGCGAGGCGATCCGTGCGGGCGTGGACGTACGACGTGGCCCCGTTGAGCTTGAAGCTCTGGTGGCAGCGCGAGAGGTCCTCCAGCCAGTGCGCCATCGCGTACTTCGTGCTCGACTCCCGGAAGCTCGTGTCGAGCGCGTTGCGCCCCAGGCCCCAGATCAGCACCGGCGTGAAGAGAACCGCCAGCAGCCCGACGACGAGGAAGAAGGGGCTGTAGATCGCCAGCAGCACCAGGCTCACGAGCGCAACGAGTGAGTACGACAGCCCGTCGATCAGGAGCTTCGCGAGGCTCTTTTGCATCGTGATCACGTCGAAGAAGCGGTTCATCAGCGCGGGGCCGTACTCGCCCTCCAGCGCCGAGCGCTTCATCATCGGGATGCGGTAGGCGATCTCGAGCCCCGTGGCAGCGAAGAGGCGGCGCTGCAACACATCGACCGTGTAGTACTGCAGCATCGTAAAGATGCCGTAGAGCAGCAGCCCGACCGAGATCGCGGCGCAGAAGATGACAATCTGGTTCGTGAACGTCCCCATCGACACCGCGTCGATGATGCCCTGCGAGGCGAGCGGGATCGTGAGCGAGAAGAGCGCCACCATCACGGCGTACATCGTGACGGTGACGATGTCGCTGCGCTCGTCGCTCATCAGGCGGAGCAAGCTCTCGAACGTCTCCCGGGCGTTGTCGAGCCGGTCGTGCGGGTCGATGTCGGCGGCGTGGTCGCTGTAGAGCGGCGGCGCGTGCGTACCGTCGTCGAGGAAGCGCGGGGCCTGGCCCTGCAGGTGGAGCACCTGGATCTCGCCGGGGTAGGCGCGGGCGAGCTCGTCCACGTTGTGCCGCTCCTGGGCGCCCGGACCGAGGTTCTGCACCGTGATGCTGCGCGCGAACGTGTTGACCTCCATCACGAGGCCGATGTCACCCGCAGGCAGCAGGACGAGGTCGTCCACGAGCCCCCGATCCAGCAACTCGTCGGGCGCGATGTCCTGGTGGACCACCACAAGGCCCTGCGCCCGGGCAAACTCGGCCAGCAGCTCGAAGAGGGCGAACGACGAGATCGGACGCGACTGCAGGAACGAGCGCAGCCGTTCGGGAGCAATCACGCGGTCGGCGCGGCGCTGGAGGATGCCGAACGCCTCGATGGCCTGCTCGCGCAAGCCGCGATGGCCCGACGCGCTAGCCGTACCGGCTCCGTTCGACGGGCCTACGGTGGATGCGTCGCCGTTGTGCGGTGGCTGGGACATAAAGGTGGGCGTTGGGTGCCACACCGTCGCGGGAGCACGCAGCACGGGCCGAACGCGGGTGGCTTGCCGATGGGCTCGGCATTGAGCCCAAGAGGTGACGGGCTGCGCACAGGCCGCGGTTGGGCGAAGAGAGGAGAGTGCCGGCGACCCCGCGCACCAGACGGGCGCTGTTGTCGCGAAACACCACGCGTAGTAGGACGAGCGAGACACCGGGATGATCCGAGGCGTCCGCGCGCGCTACCAATCCGTGGTGGTCCAGGTGCCGTCCTGCCACGCCACGAGACAGCCGTGCTCTTCCTCCCAGATGGGATAGAAGACGAACCGGGCGAGGCGACCGTCGGCGCTGAGCAGGACCTCGCGGAAGCCAGCCTGCTCAAAGGCGGTAGCGGGCGTTGCGAGGTCGAACGGGTCGTCCATCGGGTTCTTGACGACGCCGTAGTCGGTCGCGTCCGCGCAGAGCCGATAGTGCTCGAAGAGCAGCGCCTCGATGCGCGTGCGCTCAGCCGTGCCCATCGCCACGAGGCCGTTGACGAGCGTCACGTGGCCGTCCGTCAGGCCGGACGCTGGGGTGTGCTCCGCTGGCTCGCCCTCGGCGTCTTCGTTGTCGAGGCGCAGCGCCGTGATGCCGTCGCCGAGCACGGGCAGCACGAGGTGGACGACAGGGAGATCGTAGTGCGAGTCGCCAGGCTGGACGAGGGGTTCGACCTCGGCGCGCGTGTAGCGCGACCGCTGCTGGGCAGGCGTTGGGACGGGCGGCGGAGGGGGCGGCTCGGCGGGCTTCAGCGGTGCGGTCTGCCGGAAGGAGGCGACGAGGCCCTCAACGAGCGGGTCGTAGGGCGCGCGGTCCGCGAAGGCGCAGCGGAAGGCGAACTCGTAGACGTGCCCCTGCGCCAGCACCCCGACCCAGCGCTGGTAGCGCTCGAACGATTGCTTTCCGTCCCAGCCGCGATCCAGCACGCGGTACGCAAAGTCGAGGGCGGGTTTGCCGTCGATCGTGCGCTCGGTGCGATGGAGGCGGGTGCAGTCGGCGCGGTAGACGGTCGTGTAGATGTCCGTCAGGCTGTCGAGCACGTCTTCCTCGAAGCGCACGCGCCAGTCCTCGGCGTTGCTACGCGGACGGTAGCTGTTGCGATGGTCGACGTCCAGCCAGGCGTGGAGGTCGTCGGGAGGCTTGACCTGGAGCGCCTCGGCGTAGCGAAACTGCTGGTGCTCGCTGAAGAGAGGCGGGACGCGCACCGCGAAGCTGCGCAGCGTGATCTCCGGCCACGCAGTCGGATCAGTCGGGGTGTCAGCCATCGGCCTGCGCTGCCAGCCGCTCCGCCAAGCGCTTCTCGATAGCCGCGCGCAGCACGTCCGGTATCGCCACGGGCCGCTCGGTCGTCCGGTCGACCCACACCATCGTCGACTCGCCGGTAGCAACGACCGTATCGGGGTCGCCGTCGAGCGTGAGCACGTAGCGATTCGTGAGCGACGTGCGCCCCGGCGGGTCGGCATCGACGTGGACGAGCACCGTGGCGGGTGCCTTGATGGGGCGCTTGAACTGGCAACTCGCCGCGACGAGGACGGGGCCGTATTCCTTCGTCACCCACGGCAGGTCCAGCTGCTCCATCGCCTCGATGCGGGCTTGTTCGAGGTAGGTAAAGTAGACCGCGTTGTTGACGTGCCCGAAGGCGTCCTGGTCGGCCCAACGGGCGGGGATGCGAGCAGTGTAGAGGGGCATGGAGCGTAGCGGTGTGGCGGTGCAGCGGTGAGGCAGTGGATGAGCACACCGCAACACAGCCGAGCCGCCACACTCATCAGTAGAGAGAGCGGTTGAAGACGGGGCGGTGCTGCTTCACAACGGGGTGGCCCTCGCCGAGCGTGGCGAAGATGGCGAGGCAGGCGCGGCGGGCGCCGTCGGCGTCGTAGCTGCGGTCCTGGACGAGCACCTGAATGAACCGAGCCAGCGCAGCATCGGCGTCGCTCTGCTGGAGCGCGGTGAGGGCCTCGGCGTAGAGCGGACGCGCCGGGGCCTCGGCCAGGGACGTGAGGTCGCGCTGGAGGAAGTCGGCGAGGGACCGGACGCCCTCGGCGGTCTGCGTGTGCTGGCCGTCCACGAGCGTGCGGGCGCGGCCGGGGGCGTCGAAGACGACGGCGCGGGCCAGGTGGACGCGGGCATCGGGGTTGGCCTCGTCTTCGGCGTAGGCAGCTTCCAGAAGCGGCAGGGCAGCGGTCCGGTCGCCTGCGTCGAGGAGGGCGGCAGCGTCGGCGAGGAGCGCCTTCTGGCGGCTCGGGAGGTGGTCGGCGAGCCAGCGGCGCAGCGCCGGCTCGGGGAGCGCGCCTGTGAACTCTGCCACGACCTCGCCGCCCGCAAAGAGCTTCACGGCGGGGATGCCGCGGATCTGGTAGCGTGCCGAGAGCGCCTGGTGCTGGTCGGTATTGACCTTCACGAGCGACCACGCGTCGCTCTCTGCGTCGAGTTTGTCGAGTGTCGGGCCGAGCACGCGGCAGGGGCCGCACCACGCGGCCCAGAAGTCGACGAGGACGGGGCGCTCGTGGCTGGCCGCGATCACGTCCTGCTCGAAGTCGAGGACGGCATCGGTCGGTTGCATAAACAGAGGGGCTGGCGCAGAGAAGGGAAGGTCTTCCCTGACGCGCAGCCCTGCGCGAGGTTCGCGCTGTCCGCTACGGCACGCCCCAGATCGAGAGGAAGCCGTCGTTCTCCAGGCCGATCAGGCAGGCTCCGGCCGTGCAGTCGCCCTCCTGATTGCTGCTGAAGAGCGTCGTGCCGCGTCCGCCCGTGACGGAGCCGTCGCCGATGCGGAGGTGGTCGGCCATCGGGCCTTGCCCGATCACCTCGGCCTGCTCATCGTTCACGGTGAGTTGCCGAGGCATGAGGAAGCGAAAGACGACCTCCGTCTCCTGCTCCATAAACTGCGAGCCTGAGTTTGCGCTGGTGGTGCCGAGGCCGCCATCGCTGGCAAAGGGGACGTGCATGATTTCGCCGATCAGGACGATGCACAGGGTGGTTTCGCTGCAGCCAGCGTGACGGTCCGTGCTGCCGTAGAGCGTGAGGCCCCGCGCGGCCGCGACGGTGTTGTCGCCGGTCGGCTGAAGGATCGCCGCGTAGGTGCGGTTCTCCTTGACGAGCGCCATCTGCTCGTCGCTGAGGACGGCCTCGCGGACCGGTTCGAAGTCCACGAGCCGACCGCTGCCGAGGTCGAGGGCGGACACCCCATCGACGCGTCCGCTGCCGAGGTCGCCGCCGGCGATAGGATGCTCCTGCGCAAAGGCGGGGCTTGCAAAGGCGGGGCTTGCAACCAGGAAGAGAAGGATAAAGAGAAGGCGCATCGTGTAAGGAGGGCTGAGGGAAACGGTCCGGTTGTTTCGGTACGCGCGGTCGCTCCGGCCGAGAGGTCACAGGCAACCTCGCCGCGATGTCGCCGTAGGGCGCAGCGTGACACTCGATCTCCCCATCCCTGACTTGCTGGCAGCCCTCTTTGGCGGGGGTGCGGTCGTGCTCGGGTTGGTCGTGGGCGTTGGGCTGCTCGTCCGGCCCGGTGCCCAACGCGTCGCGCGGTGGTGCCTAGGCGGCTTTCTTATCGCTGGAGCGCTTACCCTCGCCAACGAACTCATCGGCACGCTGCGTCTCCACCGGCTGAGCGACCACTTC of the Bacteroidota bacterium genome contains:
- a CDS encoding DUF2262 domain-containing protein, yielding MRAAYHPPGLANLTDVDVSGATYSAEPATVQGLVSMRSQGAGVHDGYLVHLFTLVAWRRVDGPLVERALTVLRPVPTGHPWIADVPPGGQVRITLLLSDDATRAVFLDDLGLGDRFEHADDDLLDLAERLRAPQTMETARFGMLTEDQQLGWMESTATWSETTVRLTLNLGLRGYIDADDFAPALATAEQLWTDEAAWNARVEACAATLFDVWDGGWRQPDDTEDTPEAFVARMTLDAIACAPDGAFEFWYDDGDLFAGHAVLVRGTLADGPTETTLAG
- a CDS encoding TolC family protein codes for the protein MRSALGHLWGVGCGEWGRWTCLVLALGLLVAPAALAQDDARADARCEPGRDCPELTLDTFLDQVLRTNPAARALRLEADRARADLLDARGAFDPVLLSGYEYKTEENKDKLNILRSGVTLPFDLPMSPSLMVDYRRGLGSSIDPSVSTSPAGETRFGLSFSPLQGFGTNTRRAALEKARLAPRLAEAFQDRGRNLLLLDATRAFWSWVEAQQILQVNRELVALAAERRAFVVRQARAGETAAVDSVEAELAVVSREGKVAEARRKAEQASVKLAVFLWNEDGTPETSRYTAPALPGLPAEPDSALAVATALDQRPELREVALEQRQMQVEQRLAREQLRPDLRLEAQVVSYDDNPLGVTDVKLGFKINQPLFLRRGRSEVAQAEIEVQALRFEQDLARRAIRADVDAMLVALRQSLRRVAAAERRVELAERLQEAEQRRFELGESTLFLVNQREQALAEAREERIAARIDVLKADATFRWATGTIGDG
- a CDS encoding HlyD family efflux transporter periplasmic adaptor subunit, whose translation is MSSTSTSSDGASQPLWSWREARPPTERLAGHIPPHESPYGLHSSALQAAETPKMALRVMLGSFVTLALLAIALMVTPWQQTVSGSGAVTAFSPEARPQPVEAQISARIQRWYVDEGDAVAAGDTIAILEDISTSFMDSRFVERIAASRVSELRVLQLETARARQTRAQAEQQLRAARARLENVTLETATARERLQRIEALYADGLTSLRSFESEQLALQKTRADSIAAAAEQAAAEQEVQSARLDVDRATSALEARQAELDLRLDNAQERQSASVVRAPINGTIARVREAGPGQTVSAGDQLALVVPETDDQAAELFVSSMDAAIVEPGSRVQLQFAGFPALQFAGFPGVSIGIFTGTVRVIDPVDDGMGRYRLLVVPDTSGALPAWPDQSYLRQGSSVAGWVMLSDVSLGYEIWRRMNGLPPEIPVRE
- a CDS encoding ATP-binding cassette domain-containing protein; this encodes MSQPPHNGDASTVGPSNGAGTASASGHRGLREQAIEAFGILQRRADRVIAPERLRSFLQSRPISSFALFELLAEFARAQGLVVVHQDIAPDELLDRGLVDDLVLLPAGDIGLVMEVNTFARSITVQNLGPGAQERHNVDELARAYPGEIQVLHLQGQAPRFLDDGTHAPPLYSDHAADIDPHDRLDNARETFESLLRLMSDERSDIVTVTMYAVMVALFSLTIPLASQGIIDAVSMGTFTNQIVIFCAAISVGLLLYGIFTMLQYYTVDVLQRRLFAATGLEIAYRIPMMKRSALEGEYGPALMNRFFDVITMQKSLAKLLIDGLSYSLVALVSLVLLAIYSPFFLVVGLLAVLFTPVLIWGLGRNALDTSFRESSTKYAMAHWLEDLSRCHQSFKLNGATSYVHARTDRLAARYVRTRGDHFRIFGRQLASAAVFRALVVGIALGIGGYLVTRGDISLGQFVAAELVIVSLTGAGFNLVKLFDQVYDLLTAISKILHITDKPLEAVGGEPMPARTGPATLELRGVTVGYGSRPALRDVSFRAEAGTHVSVVGVGGAGKSTLSRTLVRLHKPESGRITFDGHDIRRLDLKAYRRDIGMALSTDELFKGTLEDNITMGRDFTYPEMQQALHMADLEDDVLGLRDGLSTAVTSAGLEFAQGFVRRIMIARAIIGEPRVLILDEAFNGIEEPVKQKLMDRIYAHGAWTLITVTDDDPETVERADHVIVLDRGSVVWSGRPRALAHEPDAFLCEHFPQLVASLRTSQPTSA
- a CDS encoding thioesterase family protein, whose protein sequence is MPLYTARIPARWADQDAFGHVNNAVYFTYLEQARIEAMEQLDLPWVTKEYGPVLVAASCQFKRPIKAPATVLVHVDADPPGRTSLTNRYVLTLDGDPDTVVATGESTMVWVDRTTERPVAIPDVLRAAIEKRLAERLAAQADG
- a CDS encoding tetratricopeptide repeat protein, with protein sequence MQPTDAVLDFEQDVIAASHERPVLVDFWAAWCGPCRVLGPTLDKLDAESDAWSLVKVNTDQHQALSARYQIRGIPAVKLFAGGEVVAEFTGALPEPALRRWLADHLPSRQKALLADAAALLDAGDRTAALPLLEAAYAEDEANPDARVHLARAVVFDAPGRARTLVDGQHTQTAEGVRSLADFLQRDLTSLAEAPARPLYAEALTALQQSDADAALARFIQVLVQDRSYDADGARRACLAIFATLGEGHPVVKQHRPVFNRSLY